A region of Amyelois transitella isolate CPQ chromosome 19, ilAmyTran1.1, whole genome shotgun sequence DNA encodes the following proteins:
- the LOC106132630 gene encoding uncharacterized protein LOC106132630, with protein sequence MPVLRSNPLYIEEEEQEVVIIVDSLEEAAEGEVVDAPRTPRRAPSTSSGYGSGGGSNGRVSPNLPKTEFIEPRLSDSDKNDGSHTTSDSDSPVCTLSRSLKEDIRSCLGGCRWEKDVGDVVEAAVRGAGGISAARARLHAALLALHEPARIPNRGPSLPYCGPGVRPGDVTMMPKTTEMSLLAASALFTLDGARGEALSRRLARGERRRRRCRAVLAVVALLLLLAAVGAVELLMSKGQRVFGAVLR encoded by the exons ATGCCGGTACTCAG ATCCAACCCCCTATATATCGAGGAAGAGGAACAAGAGGTAGTGATAATCGTGGACTCGCTGGAGGAAGCTGCAGAAGGGGAGGTGGTGGACGCGCCTCGCACCCCGCGCCGGGCGCCTTCTACATCATCAG GGTATGGCAGCGGTGGCGGTAGCAACGGCCGCGTCTCCCCAAACTTACCAAAGACGGAGTTCATTGAACCGCGACTGTCTGACTCCGACAAGAATGATGGATCTCACACCACCTCCGACTCTGACAGCCCTGTATGCACCCTCTCCAGGAGTCTGAAGGAGGATATCAGATCGTGTTTAGGAGGTTGCAG atGGGAGAAAGACGTCGGCGACGTCGTAGAAGCAGCCGTGAGAGGAGCGGGGGGTATCAGCGCGGCGCGTGCGCGTCTTCACGCGGCCCTTTTGGCCCTGCACGAGCCCGCTCGCATCCCGAACAGAGGGCCCTCGCTGCCTTACTGCGGCCCTGGGGTCAGGCCCGGTGACGTCACCATGATGCCCAAAACTACGGAGATGTCTTTGCtg GCCGCCAGCGCTCTCTTCACGCTCGACGGGGCGCGGGGCGAAGCCCTATCTCGGCGGCTGGCCCGCGGGGAGCGCCGCAGACGCCGGTGCCGGGCTGTCCTGGCCGTAGTAGCCCTCCTCCTACTCCTCGCGGCTGTTGGAGCGGTGGAACTACTCATGTCCAAAGGCCAGAGGGTTTTTGGCGCTGTACTTCGGTAA